A region from the Campylobacter blaseri genome encodes:
- a CDS encoding GDYXXLXY domain-containing protein: MRKFILFGIIFQISILFSFVAFAYAPLYFGEEIKVKASGFDPRDIFLGNYVYLRYEGLNQIQTEEEFKRGKKVYLILEKEKDLYKGKKVTHKKPKDEVFITGRVTYQDSVLNIKFGIEKYFLPQKDALKLEKQLQSKDAVVTLGVLNGLVRIKKFEFE; this comes from the coding sequence ATGAGAAAGTTTATATTATTTGGTATTATTTTTCAGATTTCCATCCTGTTTTCATTTGTGGCTTTTGCCTATGCTCCTTTATATTTTGGAGAAGAAATTAAGGTAAAGGCTAGCGGATTTGATCCTAGAGATATTTTTTTAGGAAATTATGTATATTTAAGATATGAAGGACTAAATCAAATTCAAACAGAAGAGGAATTTAAAAGAGGAAAAAAAGTTTATCTTATTTTAGAAAAAGAAAAAGACCTTTATAAAGGCAAAAAAGTTACGCACAAAAAACCTAAAGATGAAGTTTTTATAACAGGCAGGGTTACTTACCAAGATAGTGTTTTAAATATTAAATTTGGAATAGAAAAATACTTTTTACCACAAAAAGATGCATTAAAACTAGAAAAACAGCTACAAAGCAAAGATGCAGTAGTTACACTTGGTGTTTTAAATGGACTAGTTAGGATAAAAAAGTTTGAATTTGAATAG